The following coding sequences lie in one Glycine max cultivar Williams 82 chromosome 19, Glycine_max_v4.0, whole genome shotgun sequence genomic window:
- the BZIP37 gene encoding bZIP transcription factor 17, with the protein MLQITNETPKISKTISQKPSPMTASMPAVEPSPEPPASDLVFGDFSSNFNAFLIPSMDSLFNTTDALPFASDLEFGMDFDNNGEFEITFDDLDELDDIFIPSDAEDFLLPDVCNSNYDSASPPIDAKNSDSPDSDVSAVSGEGDSADNVRVSSVPSPEAEFCDREESSNGPVSSQGSGNGGSGVYEAMHSPSPDSGPYERDITSSHAHAVTNNGVKMEETPAFDLKRKKESCDGSATKHRRFSSSVENNNNNTEKQSQSGLNGIDDEDEKRKARLMRNRESAQLSRQRKKHYVEELEEKVRSLNSIIADMSSKMSYVVAENATLRQQVGAAGVMCPPPPAPAPGMYPHHPPMAPMPYPWMPCAPYVVKPQGSQVPLVPIPRLKPQQPASAPKGKKSENKKSEGKTTKVASISLLGLFFFIMLFGGLVPLVDFRFGGLVENVPGTGRSNYVSDRVYGQGGGKVWSLNGRRNGSERDEDVGFSNGGRFSVSDRVNYERGRNFREERHDRRKGSDDFGRQGNASEPLVASLYVPRNDKMVKIDGNLIIHSIMASEKAMASQTAEAKKDKRETGLAIPKDLDSALAIPGVGRSRGQHPHVYSVSPEQRKALGSGSTKVLKDHMKSSVTDGKMQQWFREGLVGPMLSSGMCTEVFQFDVSPSPGAIVPATSVANVSTENRQNATSVKKTRNRRTLHELPEPLNGSSLNITEERVKNLQKDHLHGNKSSMVVSVLVDPKEAGDGDVDVDGMMRPKSLSRIFVVVLIDSVKYVTYSCGLPRASPHLVTGYV; encoded by the exons ATGCTTCAAATAACTAACGAAACCCCAAAAATTTCCAAAACCATATCTCAGAAACCCTCACCAATGACTGCGTCAATGCCCGCCGTGGAGCCGTCACCGGAGCCTCCAGCGTCTGATCTCGTGTTTGGCGACTTCTCCTCCAACTTCAACGCCTTCCTCATCCCCTCCATGGACTCGCTCTTCAACACCACTGACGCGCTCCCCTTCGCCTCCGATCTCGAATTCGGCATGGATTTCGACAACAACGGGGAATTCGAAATCACCTTCGACGACCTCGACGAACTCGACGACATCTTCATCCCCTCCGACGCCGAGGATTTCCTCCTCCCCGACGTCTGTAACTCTAATTATGACTCCGCTTCGCCGCCGATCGACGCAAAGAATTCCGATTCGCCGGATTCCGACGTGTCCGCGGTTTCCGGCGAGGGCGATTCCGCGGATAATGTTAGGGTTTCGAGCGTTCCGTCGCCGGAGGCTGAGTTTTGCGACCGGGAGGAGTCTTCTAACGGACCGGTTTCGTCGCAGGGTTCCGGCAACGGCGGATCGGGTGTATACGAGGCCATGCACTCGCCCTCACCTGATTCCGGCCCTTACGAGAGGGACATAACATCGTCTCATGCGCATGCAGTTACAAACAATGGTGTGAAAATGGAGGAAACTCCAGCTTTTGAtctgaagagaaagaaagaaagttgcGATGGAAGTGCTACCAAGCACAGAAGGTTCTCTTCCTCGGtggagaataataataataacaccgAGAAACAGTCTCAGTCTGGTTTGAATGGAATTGACGATGAGGATGAGAAAAGGAAGGCGAGGTTGATGAGGAACAGGGAAAGTGCACAGCTTTCTAGGCAGAGGAAGAAGCATTACGTGGAGGAGCTTGAGGAGAAAGTGAGATCATTGAATTCCATCATTGCTGATATGAGTAGTAAGATGTCGTATGTGGTGGCTGAGAATGCTACACTTAGACAGCAAGTGGGTGCTGCTGGTGTCATGTGTCCTCCTCCTCCAGCACCTGCTCCTGGGATGTACCCTCATCATCCTCCAATGGCACCTATGCCTTATCCGTGGATGCCTTGTGCTCCTTATGTTGTTAAGCCTCAAGGGTCTCAGGTTCCTTTGGTTCCCATTCCTAGGTTGAAGCCTCAGCAACCTGCTTCAGCCCCCAAGGGTAAAAAGAGTGAGAACAAGAAGAGTGAGGGGAAAACTACGAAGGTTGCTAGCATTAGTTTGCTgggtttgtttttctttatcatGCTTTTCGGTGGGCTTGTTCCTcttgttgattttaggtttggGGGTTTAGTGGAGAATGTTCCTGGTACTGGTAGGTCTAATTATGTTAGTGATAGGGTGTATGGTCAAGGTGGAGGGAAGGTTTGGTCTTTGAATGGTCGTAGGAATGGGTCTGAAAGAGATGAGGATGTAGGGTTTTCTAATGGTGGGAGGTTTAGTGTTTCTGACAGAGTGAATTATGAGCGAGGCCggaattttagagaagaaagGCATGATCGTCGGAAAGGCTCGGATGATTTCGGTCGTCAGGGCAATGCCAGTGAGCCTCTTGTTGCTTCTCTGTATGTACCTAGGAATGATAAGATGGTGAAGATTGATGGGAACTTGATTATCCATTCCATTATGGCCAGTGAGAAAGCCATGGCATCTCAAACTGCCGAGGCAAAGAAGGACAAGAGAGAAACTGGGTTGGCCATTCCTAAGGATTTGGATTCTGCACTGGCTATTCCTGGAGTTGGAAGAAGCAGAGGTCAACATCCACATGTGTATAGTGTTTCTCCTGAACAGAGGAAGGCTCTTGGCTCTGGTTCAACCAAAGTTTTGAAGGACCATATGAAGTCCTCTGTAACTGATGGTAAAATGCAACAGTGGTTCCGTGAAGGTCTCGTAG GGCCAATGTTAAGTTCTGGCATGTGCACTGAAGTTTTCCAGTTTGATGTTTCTCCAAGTCCTGGAGCAATAGTTCCTGCAACATCAGTAGCCAATGTTTCCACTGAAAACCGTCAGAATGCTACCAGTGTCAAAAAGACCAGGAATAGAAGAACCCTTCATGAGCTCCCAGAGCCGCTTAATGGATCTAGTCTGAACATAACTGAAGAACGAGTAAAGAATTTGCAGAAAGACCACCTCCATGGTAATAAGTCTTCTATGGTAGTTTCAGTCCTTGTTGATCCCAAAGAGGCTGGCGAtggtgatgttgatgttgacgGCATGATGAGACCAAAGTCACTCTCTCGGATTTTTGTGGTTGTGCTAATTGATAGTGTCAAGTATGTCACTTACTCTTGTGGTCTGCCTCGTGCTTCTCCCCATTTGGTGACTGGTTACGTATGA